The following are encoded in a window of Haloprofundus salilacus genomic DNA:
- a CDS encoding DUF7342 family protein — MTEFDPAPESDAPQRRWQAGTDTFGRVYDVVLGVTSPTAYTEIAELADCSPNAAKKHLDRLAEMGITRADRDSRPATYVRNEGYLEWQDASRIATDLSVEEIIDRVEALEAQRTEYEAQFETTDPTAINVFDHGNHETIHERMTAVSEWQGVIRDIRLYELARQLSQNDGHLISA, encoded by the coding sequence ATGACAGAGTTCGATCCTGCTCCCGAGTCGGACGCTCCCCAGCGACGGTGGCAGGCGGGAACGGACACGTTTGGTCGTGTCTACGACGTCGTTCTCGGAGTTACGTCTCCGACTGCGTACACCGAAATCGCTGAGCTTGCAGACTGCTCTCCAAACGCCGCCAAAAAGCACCTTGACCGCTTGGCGGAGATGGGCATCACCCGAGCCGATAGAGACAGCCGCCCGGCGACATACGTACGAAACGAAGGGTATCTCGAATGGCAGGACGCCAGTCGGATCGCAACCGACCTCTCGGTCGAAGAGATCATTGACCGCGTGGAAGCGCTTGAAGCGCAACGGACGGAATACGAAGCGCAATTCGAGACGACAGACCCGACGGCTATCAACGTGTTTGACCACGGTAATCACGAAACTATCCACGAGCGAATGACCGCAGTCAGCGAGTGGCAGGGTGTGATTCGAGATATCCGGCTATATGAACTTGCTCGCCAGCTCTCCCAGAACGACGGGCACCTGATTTCGGCGTAA
- a CDS encoding RNA-guided endonuclease InsQ/TnpB family protein, with the protein MEVKRTIPVKLDVPDERRDDLHQTIDQFNHACNYTVEHGRNDDDSLILNKSKIHDKVYYDLRDETDLPANLCVRAYSKAVEAMKSTVAEWKKGNSRPIPRFKQPSAIYDKRTLTIKDRSATLSTINGRVAVEYVLGDYQRSYLDDDDYEKRMGTLHYREDDDSFYLHIVLLKEVEERSGDRVMGVDLNLKNVAVTSTGRFFDGGELLWGQNHYFRVRRSLQDKGTRSAKQALARLSGRENRFVLDRLHTISRRLVDEARTHDCSYIAVENLTHIRERMWNGNDQIRRQMHQWAFRELQEILAYKASEYGIRVEQIPPAFTSQTCSRCGHQSSTNRDSETGWFECNECGQEYDGDYNASKNIGLKLLTVPEGKRPSGLGDGHLALKNGTLNPNGDYTAYDLASSEGESHVQAHDLSRG; encoded by the coding sequence ATGGAGGTCAAACGAACCATTCCCGTCAAACTTGACGTACCCGACGAGCGACGGGATGACCTTCATCAGACCATCGACCAGTTCAACCACGCCTGCAACTATACTGTCGAACACGGTCGCAACGACGATGACTCCCTCATTCTGAACAAGTCGAAGATACACGACAAAGTGTACTACGACCTTCGGGACGAGACCGACCTACCCGCGAACCTCTGTGTTCGTGCGTACTCGAAGGCGGTCGAAGCGATGAAGTCCACAGTTGCCGAGTGGAAGAAAGGTAACAGCAGACCGATCCCGCGCTTCAAGCAACCGTCTGCCATCTACGACAAACGAACGCTGACCATCAAGGATAGGTCAGCCACGCTTTCGACCATCAACGGGAGAGTCGCCGTCGAATACGTTCTCGGGGACTACCAGCGGTCATACCTCGATGACGACGACTACGAAAAGCGGATGGGGACGTTGCACTACCGTGAAGACGACGACTCATTCTACCTCCACATAGTCCTCCTAAAAGAGGTTGAGGAACGTAGTGGCGACCGCGTGATGGGCGTCGATTTGAACTTGAAGAACGTCGCCGTGACCAGCACGGGTCGCTTCTTCGATGGTGGCGAACTACTGTGGGGACAGAACCACTACTTCCGAGTCCGCCGTAGCCTCCAAGACAAAGGCACTCGTTCCGCGAAGCAAGCACTCGCGCGACTGTCGGGACGAGAAAACCGCTTCGTCTTGGACCGCTTGCACACCATTTCTCGGCGTCTCGTGGACGAAGCCCGTACCCACGACTGTTCGTACATCGCCGTCGAAAACCTGACCCATATCCGCGAACGGATGTGGAACGGCAACGACCAGATCCGTCGCCAAATGCACCAGTGGGCCTTCCGAGAGTTGCAGGAAATTCTCGCATACAAGGCCAGCGAATACGGGATTCGTGTCGAACAGATACCGCCTGCGTTTACGTCGCAGACGTGTTCTCGATGTGGACACCAATCTAGCACGAACCGCGATAGCGAGACAGGGTGGTTTGAGTGCAACGAGTGTGGTCAGGAGTACGACGGCGATTACAACGCTTCCAAGAACATTGGTCTGAAGTTATTAACTGTACCCGAGGGCAAACGTCCCTCGGGGTTGGGCGACGGTCATCTCGCCCTGAAGAACGGGACGCTGAATCCGAATGGCGATTACACTGCCTACGACCTTGCGTCGTCAGAGGGGGAGTCCCACGTTCAAGCCCACGACTTGAGTCGTGGGTAG
- a CDS encoding DUF4382 domain-containing protein — protein sequence MVLLAGCAGGISESPMTPTADTSEHATTPTTDTSQSNAVATAATAVSTNAGTVAFYISDEENAIGDFQHLNVTVTRVGFERAAADGGGWVRHDVDAQTIDLTELQGANATLIDKYNLENGTYSKVFIHVSNVNATLQNGEQKRVKLPSKKLQLTNEFTVENGSEVNFVFDITVHKAGNSGKYILKPVISESGTDVPIKPKDDEEQREGLNLELVGNVSQGENVTAEVTRDDKPVANATVVVNEQVVGETDTDGQLSFEVPNDETLKVTVKEGGDQAAREVKFEPTSEQGEKEKKEVTSSLHATFISNVSQGENATLSVTQNDSSVENADVFVNDEEVGTTDANGEITFEIPNADTMTVTVQVGDEELEVEREFESNESR from the coding sequence ATGGTTCTCCTCGCCGGCTGCGCGGGCGGTATCTCAGAGTCCCCAATGACTCCGACAGCGGATACTTCCGAGCACGCCACGACTCCGACAACGGATACGAGCCAGTCCAATGCCGTAGCTACGGCCGCAACAGCGGTGAGCACAAACGCGGGAACGGTCGCCTTCTACATCAGTGATGAAGAGAACGCAATCGGTGACTTCCAGCATCTCAACGTGACAGTAACGCGTGTCGGCTTCGAACGCGCAGCGGCAGACGGTGGCGGATGGGTCAGACACGACGTTGACGCCCAAACAATCGATCTCACGGAACTGCAAGGCGCGAACGCCACGCTCATCGATAAGTACAACCTCGAGAACGGCACCTACAGCAAGGTGTTCATCCACGTCAGTAACGTGAACGCGACGCTCCAAAACGGAGAGCAGAAGCGCGTGAAGCTACCGAGCAAGAAACTGCAGCTAACAAACGAGTTCACAGTAGAGAACGGCTCCGAGGTGAACTTCGTGTTCGACATCACGGTCCACAAAGCCGGGAACAGTGGTAAGTACATCCTCAAGCCGGTGATCAGCGAGTCCGGCACGGACGTCCCGATCAAACCCAAGGACGACGAAGAACAGCGTGAGGGACTGAACCTGGAACTGGTCGGCAACGTCTCACAGGGAGAGAACGTCACCGCCGAGGTCACTCGCGATGACAAACCAGTTGCGAACGCGACCGTCGTCGTCAACGAACAAGTCGTCGGCGAAACCGATACCGATGGCCAGTTATCGTTCGAGGTCCCCAATGATGAGACGCTGAAAGTCACGGTAAAGGAGGGTGGCGACCAGGCGGCCCGCGAGGTAAAGTTCGAGCCCACAAGTGAACAAGGCGAGAAGGAAAAAAAGGAGGTGACGTCATCGCTTCACGCGACGTTCATCAGTAATGTTTCACAAGGCGAGAACGCGACGCTGAGCGTCACACAGAACGACAGTTCCGTCGAGAACGCGGACGTCTTCGTTAACGATGAAGAGGTTGGCACGACTGACGCCAATGGCGAAATCACATTCGAGATTCCCAACGCGGATACGATGACGGTGACTGTACAGGTGGGGGACGAGGAACTCGAAGTTGAACGCGAGTTTGAATCCAACGAGAGTCGGTAA
- a CDS encoding ArsR/SmtB family transcription factor: MVEQTSDDLNLDAIFQALAHPIRRELLEQLAGGPESVSELADPHDVSLAAVSKHLQVLKDAGLIEVEKDGRVRRCHLNAAPLSAAFGWLTRYRVFWEDRFDALANHLEEEDQ; this comes from the coding sequence ATGGTTGAACAGACCTCGGACGACCTCAACTTGGACGCAATCTTCCAAGCGCTTGCCCACCCGATCCGTCGGGAACTCCTCGAACAGCTTGCCGGTGGCCCTGAGAGTGTCAGTGAACTCGCCGACCCTCACGATGTCTCTTTGGCGGCAGTGTCGAAACATCTGCAGGTGCTGAAGGATGCGGGTTTAATAGAAGTCGAGAAGGACGGACGGGTTCGCCGATGCCACCTCAACGCAGCACCGTTGAGTGCGGCTTTCGGCTGGCTGACCCGCTACCGTGTCTTCTGGGAGGATCGATTCGACGCACTCGCCAACCATCTGGAGGAAGAAGACCAATGA
- a CDS encoding SRPBCC family protein, translated as MTDEQRTTEVGTETALTAEPDSQTIEIARTFEASRQRVFEAYTDPELIPEWWGPRSYLTSVDEMDVRPGGIWRFLNYDGDGNEYGFHGVYHDIVEPERIVQTFEFEGTPGRVQLETATFDEQDGKTRLTVQSVSQSRADRDAMLESGMEDGARETWERFAELLESIEEATSR; from the coding sequence ATGACCGACGAACAAAGGACCACAGAAGTGGGAACCGAAACGGCGCTGACGGCTGAGCCGGACAGCCAAACAATCGAGATCGCGAGAACATTCGAGGCATCACGGCAACGCGTCTTCGAGGCATACACGGACCCAGAACTGATTCCGGAGTGGTGGGGGCCGAGAAGCTACTTGACGTCCGTTGACGAGATGGACGTGCGCCCCGGTGGAATCTGGCGGTTCCTCAATTACGACGGAGACGGAAACGAGTACGGCTTCCACGGTGTCTACCACGACATCGTTGAACCCGAACGGATTGTACAGACGTTCGAATTCGAGGGCACACCAGGACGCGTCCAACTCGAGACCGCGACGTTCGACGAACAGGACGGCAAAACACGGTTGACGGTCCAGTCTGTCTCCCAGTCTAGAGCGGACCGCGATGCAATGCTTGAATCAGGAATGGAAGACGGCGCTCGAGAAACATGGGAGCGGTTTGCAGAGTTACTGGAGTCGATAGAGGAGGCGACTAGCCGATGA
- a CDS encoding SRPBCC domain-containing protein, which produces MTNQDPNAGQSITVSRVIEAPPERVYEAFLDPDDLAQWLPPTGFSAEVHELEPEVGGKFRITFTGDTEEFADYGHSFGGTYKELKPSERIVHTDAFETDDPAMAGEMLVTVTFVAVPDGTEVTVHQERIPENIRTEDATAGWTDSLANLADLVEDSS; this is translated from the coding sequence ATGACGAATCAGGATCCGAATGCGGGACAGAGCATCACGGTGAGTCGTGTTATTGAGGCCCCTCCTGAGCGAGTCTACGAGGCATTCCTTGACCCAGACGATCTCGCCCAGTGGTTACCACCAACTGGCTTTTCTGCTGAAGTCCACGAATTGGAGCCTGAAGTTGGTGGGAAATTCCGCATCACGTTCACGGGCGACACCGAGGAATTCGCGGATTACGGCCACTCATTCGGTGGGACTTATAAAGAGTTGAAGCCGAGTGAACGCATCGTTCACACCGACGCATTCGAAACTGACGACCCGGCAATGGCAGGTGAGATGCTTGTCACGGTCACCTTCGTGGCGGTTCCGGATGGAACCGAGGTCACTGTCCACCAAGAGAGGATTCCAGAAAACATCAGAACTGAGGATGCAACTGCTGGATGGACCGACTCCTTGGCTAACCTCGCAGACTTGGTGGAGGACAGTAGTTGA
- a CDS encoding helix-turn-helix domain-containing protein, which yields MSVIADFSVPADAFCLAHTLKSAPQTAAELDLLVAHSPDYIMPFLRVVGNEWEQFETVLDEDPTVDESELTDSFSTERLYQIQWADVVSERLRIILDHEGVILDARGSGDEWRMRVRFESRNHFSEFMNHFKEEGQVTLHQLFTPTTSGVHSYALSEKQRSALLTAYNSGYFDVPRKVTGDDLAEQLSISHQAVSDRLRRGIKVLIEQTLAREQSREG from the coding sequence ATGAGTGTCATTGCAGATTTCAGTGTTCCCGCTGATGCGTTCTGCTTAGCGCACACACTCAAATCTGCCCCGCAGACGGCAGCCGAGTTAGACCTGTTAGTTGCTCACAGTCCTGATTACATCATGCCGTTTCTCCGTGTAGTTGGAAACGAGTGGGAGCAATTCGAGACCGTACTTGATGAAGACCCAACTGTTGATGAATCAGAGTTGACCGATTCGTTCTCCACTGAGCGCTTATATCAAATCCAATGGGCAGACGTTGTTAGCGAACGTCTGCGCATCATTCTCGATCACGAGGGAGTCATTCTTGATGCCCGTGGATCGGGTGACGAATGGCGGATGCGCGTCCGTTTTGAATCCCGCAATCATTTCTCCGAATTTATGAACCACTTCAAAGAAGAGGGACAAGTGACACTGCACCAATTATTTACTCCGACCACATCTGGGGTTCACTCCTATGCGCTTTCGGAAAAGCAACGTTCTGCTCTTCTCACAGCATATAACAGTGGTTACTTCGATGTCCCACGGAAGGTAACAGGAGACGATCTCGCTGAACAGCTCTCTATCTCACATCAGGCAGTCTCAGACAGATTACGTCGTGGAATAAAGGTTCTTATTGAGCAAACATTAGCACGAGAACAGAGCCGTGAAGGATGA